From one Melioribacteraceae bacterium genomic stretch:
- a CDS encoding nitrate reductase → MSLSRRDFLRASALTAAATTLGVGSVFNSKVFAATGIDKDQFVQDSKGVMWHKSVCRLCGVGCGVMLGVKDGQPFGIRGDKENTVNSGLLCVKGFYLNKMITAKNRLLYPMIRKNGKLTRATWDEALDLVASKFTEIKEKHGPDALAFYGSGQAETEETYVANKLFKGHIGTNNVEGNPRLCMASAVGGYTTTFGADEPVGTYDDIEKCDMFLLVGSNTAEAHPVIYDRLVARKKQNPNVKVVIIDPRKTPTNKIADLHLQVIPGYDLAIMNAIAKILIDNGYTDEQFIKDSVNFSDGTNPITFEDYKKFLEKYTPEYAAKQCGVNAEDIVKAAKLFGETPRVMTMWCMGVNQRVAGVFLNNLIHNLHLLTGKIGKDGCDSFSLTGQPNACGGVREGGGLCHLLPGHRAVANEKHRKEIAEIWNVPAENIQPAPGKHTVAMFEGLAKGEIKGIYILCTSPAQSLPNLNKYLKGMEDAFMVVAESFHPTETSQMADVVLPAAFWGEKEGVYGCTERRSQHMAKALAPAGEARWDAFILADIAKRMGYGKNFEHFTSAEAIWNEYLKTTKGTDMDLTGATYTRLKKVRGLRWPVPSEDHPGTTHRFTEGDPYFPKDKAAGKRMYFYTKPDGRAVVFARPDKGPEEQTSPEYPIALTTGRILEQWHTMSMTGQVPELVRAAPRPYVEINPEDAKELGVATRDKVRMVTKRGSLIVEAKVIDRPRKGTIFVPWHWPESLTNILTIDAVDPGSKEPEYKVAACRLEKV, encoded by the coding sequence ATGAGTTTAAGTAGAAGAGATTTTTTAAGAGCATCTGCATTAACTGCCGCTGCTACAACACTCGGAGTTGGTTCAGTCTTCAATAGCAAAGTTTTTGCTGCAACCGGAATCGACAAAGATCAGTTTGTACAAGACAGCAAAGGTGTAATGTGGCATAAATCCGTTTGTAGATTATGCGGTGTAGGATGCGGTGTTATGCTCGGCGTCAAAGATGGTCAGCCTTTCGGAATAAGAGGAGACAAGGAAAATACGGTAAATAGTGGATTGCTTTGCGTGAAAGGATTTTATCTAAATAAAATGATTACAGCAAAGAATCGTTTACTCTATCCGATGATCCGCAAAAATGGTAAACTTACACGTGCTACATGGGATGAAGCACTAGATCTAGTAGCATCAAAGTTTACTGAAATTAAAGAAAAACATGGTCCAGATGCGCTTGCTTTTTATGGTTCAGGTCAAGCAGAAACAGAAGAAACTTATGTAGCAAACAAATTATTCAAAGGTCATATCGGAACAAACAACGTGGAAGGAAATCCTCGTTTATGTATGGCAAGTGCTGTTGGCGGTTATACAACAACATTTGGTGCGGATGAACCGGTTGGTACTTATGATGATATTGAAAAATGCGATATGTTTTTGTTGGTAGGAAGTAATACAGCCGAAGCACATCCTGTAATATATGACAGACTTGTTGCTCGTAAAAAGCAAAATCCGAATGTAAAAGTTGTAATAATTGATCCAAGAAAAACACCAACCAACAAAATTGCAGACTTACACTTACAAGTAATTCCGGGCTATGATCTTGCAATAATGAATGCCATAGCAAAGATACTTATTGATAATGGTTATACAGATGAACAATTCATTAAAGATAGCGTAAACTTTAGTGACGGCACTAACCCGATTACTTTTGAAGATTACAAAAAGTTCTTAGAAAAATACACACCTGAGTATGCAGCAAAACAATGTGGTGTAAATGCTGAAGATATTGTTAAAGCGGCTAAATTGTTTGGTGAAACTCCTCGTGTTATGACAATGTGGTGTATGGGTGTTAATCAAAGAGTTGCCGGTGTATTCCTGAACAACCTTATTCATAACTTACACTTACTAACAGGTAAGATCGGTAAAGACGGCTGCGATTCATTCTCATTAACCGGTCAACCAAATGCATGTGGTGGTGTGAGAGAAGGCGGTGGTTTATGCCACCTTTTACCTGGACATAGAGCTGTCGCAAATGAAAAGCACAGAAAAGAAATAGCTGAAATATGGAATGTCCCCGCAGAAAACATTCAGCCTGCTCCGGGTAAACATACCGTCGCAATGTTTGAGGGGTTAGCAAAAGGAGAAATAAAAGGTATATATATTCTTTGCACAAGTCCGGCACAATCTCTCCCAAACCTAAACAAGTATCTAAAAGGAATGGAAGACGCATTTATGGTTGTTGCAGAATCATTCCATCCGACCGAAACTTCTCAAATGGCAGACGTAGTTCTACCAGCTGCTTTCTGGGGAGAAAAAGAAGGTGTTTACGGATGTACAGAAAGAAGATCACAACATATGGCAAAGGCATTAGCTCCAGCCGGTGAAGCAAGATGGGATGCATTTATTCTTGCAGACATTGCTAAACGAATGGGCTATGGTAAAAACTTCGAACACTTTACATCAGCCGAAGCAATTTGGAATGAATATCTGAAGACAACTAAAGGAACGGATATGGATTTAACAGGTGCAACTTATACACGACTTAAAAAAGTTCGTGGTTTAAGATGGCCGGTTCCTTCGGAAGATCATCCTGGTACTACTCACAGATTTACAGAAGGTGATCCATACTTCCCTAAAGATAAAGCAGCAGGTAAACGTATGTATTTCTATACAAAACCTGATGGCAGAGCAGTAGTATTTGCTCGTCCGGATAAAGGTCCCGAAGAACAAACCTCTCCTGAATATCCGATAGCATTAACAACGGGGCGTATTCTTGAACAATGGCATACAATGTCAATGACAGGCCAAGTTCCCGAGTTAGTGAGGGCAGCGCCCCGACCTTATGTAGAAATCAATCCTGAAGATGCAAAAGAACTTGGTGTAGCTACAAGAGATAAGGTAAGAATGGTTACAAAACGCGGCTCACTGATTGTTGAAGCAAAAGTTATTGACAGACCACGCAAAGGAACAATTTTTGTCCCTTGGCATTGGCCTGAAAGCTTGACGAACATTTTAACAATCGATGCGGTAGATCCTGGTTCAAAAGAACCTGAGTATAAAGTTGCTGCTTGTAGACTCGAAAAAGTATAG
- a CDS encoding 4Fe-4S binding protein produces MSKSTKFYKNLNKYRKSVQIFSILFLISIPILILFDIRYIIGNMYSISFWDLDIVDPAMMVQTIVLSKEFYLPLLIAALIPIGLALVFGRVFCSWMCPYNTLLELLEPRWLKKIQRKIFNGKRKSNVNPKPYVYWIIYALLILITLVIGIPLFTWISMPGIISSEIFSAIIGLGIGVCSIVFIIVFLTEVIIGKRYWCKYFCPVGATLALFKTKYTMHINHDADTCDCTANAEPCGNNCPLELNPKEKNLYPYCFNCGRCIKVCELTGNKALSFSFNNKIKN; encoded by the coding sequence ATGTCTAAATCGACAAAGTTTTATAAAAATCTAAATAAGTACAGAAAATCAGTTCAAATATTTTCAATACTGTTTCTGATTTCTATCCCAATATTAATTTTGTTTGATATTCGATATATAATCGGGAATATGTATTCGATAAGTTTCTGGGACTTGGATATTGTTGATCCCGCTATGATGGTTCAAACTATTGTACTTTCAAAGGAGTTTTATTTACCATTATTAATTGCCGCTTTAATTCCAATTGGTCTCGCTTTAGTATTTGGAAGGGTATTCTGCAGCTGGATGTGCCCATACAACACACTGCTCGAATTACTTGAACCGCGTTGGCTAAAGAAAATTCAAAGAAAAATTTTTAATGGAAAAAGAAAAAGTAATGTTAATCCGAAACCTTACGTTTATTGGATTATTTATGCATTGCTTATTCTAATTACTCTTGTTATAGGAATTCCTCTTTTCACTTGGATCTCAATGCCGGGTATAATCTCTTCTGAAATATTCTCGGCAATAATTGGTCTTGGAATTGGAGTGTGTTCTATAGTTTTCATAATTGTATTTTTAACGGAAGTTATAATCGGTAAAAGATATTGGTGTAAATATTTCTGTCCGGTTGGTGCAACTTTAGCGCTATTCAAAACTAAATATACCATGCATATAAATCATGATGCAGACACATGTGATTGTACTGCTAACGCTGAACCATGCGGTAATAATTGTCCGCTTGAATTAAACCCAAAAGAGAAAAACCTTTATCCATACTGTTTCAATTGTGGTAGATGTATAAAAGTGTGTGAATTGACTGGCAATAAAGCATTGTCGTTTTCATTCAATAACAAAATTAAAAATTAA
- a CDS encoding chaperone NapD, whose translation MIIASMIVKVDEEKINDVVLELQKIPNVTTHGIYKKENIIVLVEAESNDQLRDLGRFINSTFDGVIGTYPTFVSADEEFEIARAN comes from the coding sequence ATGATTATAGCAAGTATGATCGTAAAAGTTGATGAAGAAAAAATTAACGATGTTGTTTTAGAATTACAAAAAATTCCAAACGTTACAACACACGGTATTTATAAAAAAGAAAATATTATCGTTCTTGTTGAAGCCGAATCAAATGATCAGTTAAGAGATTTGGGAAGATTTATTAACTCTACATTTGACGGAGTAATTGGTACATATCCAACTTTCGTTTCGGCTGATGAAGAATTTGAAATAGCAAGAGCGAACTAA
- a CDS encoding 4Fe-4S dicluster domain-containing protein, with protein MLNFILNYIEKAVSDVSPLRPPGAVPEKEFLNKCIKCNKCLQVCPYDSIITAGIEYGKSFGTPIINARDIPCYVCMLCPPVCPTGALDNNLVEKEKIRMGMAEINENTCMPYVGIICRACFENCPIFRKAIILEDEMYPKVIEEHCIGCGICEQVCPVEGSAIIVKSYHNV; from the coding sequence ATGCTGAACTTCATTCTCAACTATATTGAAAAAGCAGTAAGTGATGTTTCACCGCTTCGCCCTCCGGGAGCTGTTCCGGAAAAAGAATTCCTAAATAAATGCATCAAGTGCAATAAGTGCCTGCAAGTTTGTCCTTACGATAGCATTATTACAGCTGGGATTGAATATGGAAAAAGTTTCGGCACCCCGATTATAAATGCAAGAGATATACCTTGTTATGTATGTATGTTGTGTCCGCCCGTATGTCCAACAGGTGCATTGGATAATAATCTCGTTGAAAAAGAAAAAATCAGAATGGGAATGGCGGAAATTAACGAAAACACTTGTATGCCATATGTGGGAATAATTTGCAGAGCATGTTTTGAGAATTGTCCGATTTTCCGTAAAGCAATTATTCTTGAAGATGAGATGTATCCAAAAGTAATTGAAGAACATTGTATTGGCTGCGGTATTTGTGAACAAGTTTGCCCTGTTGAAGGTTCGGCGATTATTGTGAAGAGTTACCATAATGTCTAA